The following proteins come from a genomic window of Streptomyces sp. Sge12:
- a CDS encoding cytochrome P450 yields the protein MTGTSADTDGTEAAAFVDDLGINPEFFWLRGHRPEHPVEVNDYGIVNVYGYKEVLEVVGNPGTYSSDVAELIAGDVEIDPEFSDGTLLQSDPPDHTKLRKIISKAFTRGMVAALEPRMVEITHELLDQVSDQDSIEMVDDLAYPMPIIVISELLGVPQSDRDLFKTWVDRMAHSAVALTSGDRDLDDDVDAQAAMRVVPEMFQYLREHAAERRIKPREDLLTKLVEAEVDGERLSDNAVVNFANELLVVGHATTSALLGNTLLCLDRYPQHLAAVRGNPGLTPGLVEESLRYLSPIATAYKACVAEGELAGVKVHPGQLVAISLSAANRDERQFARPHLFDPTRDPNPHIGFGRGIHFCLGAPLARMEGRIATDILLDRFPKLRTDPDNPPAFLPLPHVISTSELPLLVR from the coding sequence ATGACCGGGACATCCGCCGACACGGACGGGACGGAAGCCGCGGCCTTCGTCGACGACCTGGGCATCAATCCGGAGTTCTTCTGGCTGCGGGGCCACCGGCCCGAGCACCCGGTCGAGGTCAACGACTACGGCATCGTCAACGTGTACGGGTACAAGGAGGTGCTGGAGGTCGTCGGCAATCCGGGGACGTACTCCAGCGACGTCGCCGAACTGATCGCCGGCGACGTGGAGATCGACCCGGAGTTCAGCGACGGCACCCTCCTGCAGTCCGACCCGCCGGACCACACCAAGCTGCGCAAGATCATCAGCAAGGCGTTCACCCGCGGCATGGTCGCGGCCCTGGAGCCGCGGATGGTCGAGATCACCCACGAGCTCCTCGACCAGGTCTCCGACCAGGACAGCATCGAGATGGTCGACGACCTGGCCTACCCGATGCCGATCATCGTCATCTCCGAGCTGCTCGGCGTCCCGCAGAGCGACCGCGACCTGTTCAAGACCTGGGTCGACCGGATGGCCCACAGCGCGGTCGCCCTCACCTCCGGCGACCGCGACCTGGACGACGACGTCGACGCCCAGGCCGCCATGCGCGTCGTCCCGGAGATGTTCCAGTACCTGCGCGAGCACGCCGCCGAGCGCCGGATCAAACCCCGCGAGGACCTCCTCACCAAGCTGGTCGAGGCGGAGGTCGACGGCGAACGCCTCAGCGACAACGCGGTGGTGAACTTCGCCAACGAGCTGCTCGTCGTCGGACACGCCACCACCAGCGCCCTGCTCGGCAACACCCTCCTGTGCCTGGACCGCTACCCGCAGCACCTGGCCGCGGTCCGCGGCAACCCGGGCCTGACCCCCGGCCTCGTCGAGGAGTCGCTTCGCTACCTGAGCCCGATCGCGACGGCCTACAAGGCCTGCGTCGCCGAGGGCGAGCTCGCCGGCGTCAAGGTGCACCCGGGGCAGCTGGTCGCCATCTCGCTCTCGGCGGCCAACCGGGACGAGCGCCAGTTCGCCCGCCCGCACCTGTTCGACCCGACCCGCGACCCCAATCCGCACATCGGCTTCGGCCGGGGCATCCACTTCTGCCTCGGCGCGCCGCTGGCCCGGATGGAGGGCCGGATCGCGACGGACATCCTGCTCGACCGCTTCCCGAAGCTGCGGACGGACCCGGACAACCCGCCTGCCTTCCTGCCGCTGCCCCACGTCATCTCGACCTCGGAGCTCCCGCTCCTCGTCCGATGA